The sequence below is a genomic window from Desulfopila inferna.
AAGACATCCTGGGAAGAATCAACAATATTCCATCCCGGACCAAGCGGCGCATCCTGGCCAATAATAAAATCATCACCAGGCATTATGCCATTGATCCGCAGAGCGGCAAGCCTACCCATACCAATGCTCAACTTACCGCCGAAGCCGTGAAAAAGCTTAAGCCCTTTATCCCTGAGCACCTCCAATGTCTGTGCAGCGGCACCTCCAGTCCCGACCTGTTGATGCCCGGGCATGCCTTGATGGTGGCCGGTGAACTGCGGCTGCCACCCTGTGATGTCGTCACCACTTCAGGCATCTGCATATCCGGCGTTACCGCCTTGAAGTACGCCTGTATGAATGTAGCCTCAGGTGCCGTTGATAATGCAGTGGCCACGGGTTCGGAGTTGGCCTCATCCTATATGAAAGCCGGTTTTTTCACCACCGAGGCCAATCCCGAGGCGGATCTCAAAAAAAAGCCCATTCTTGGTTTTGATGCCGATTTTCTGCGCTGGATGCTTTCCGACGGTGCCGGTGCAGCCTATGTTTCAGGACAACCCAACCAGACCGGAATGTGTTTCCGGGTTGAATGGATAGAAAACCGCTCTTATGCCGGCGAACTGGATACCTGTATGTATGCCGGTGGCCAGAAGCAGGAAGACGGTGTGGTGACCGGCTGGCGGGAGCAGGGCAACAGCAGCGCTGCCGCTCAGCAAAACTTCTTTGCCGTGCGTCAGGACGTCAAACTTCTCGACCAGCACATTGTCTCGACCGCCATGGCCCGGGCCCTGCCGGAGATCGCCCGGAAAAGAGCTCTCTCTCCAGCCGACGTCGACTGGTATCTGCCCCACTACTCTTCCCATTATTTTCGTGACAGATTTTATCAGGGGATGAAGGCATCCGGTTTTGAAATTCCTTATGAAAAATGGTTTACCAATCTGCCTGAAGTCGGCAATATCGGCAGCGCTTCCATCTATCTTCTTATGGAAGGATTACTGCACTCCGGGAAATTGCAGGAAGGCAATAAGGTGCTCTGCTTCATTCCGGAAAGCGGACGTTTTTCCCACTGCTTCATGCTGTTGACGGCGGTAGCGGGCCAGGGATAGGCAAACAAGACCGGCAACTCAGAAAAACAGACTCCTCCTTGAGAATATTTCTACTTGATCCCTGCCATGAATGAAGCTGACAGGTAAAAAGCTAATTTCATAGGATCACCACATTAAAGAATGACACCCCGGCTATTACCCGCCAATAAATAGCGAGTCTTTAAGCTTCGCTGCTTCCTCTCCATTTCTGAAAGAAATATTTATTCATATCAATAATTTAGTAGGTACACAGAAAAAAAATTCAATGTGAAGTATTGATTTCGCTCATTTTTGTTCTACTATCGAATAGACAGATCTCTCTGTTATCACATTAAAACCGAAGTCTTGATATCACAATTACACCAAATAATGATCAGGAGAAGATTTCTATGAAAAGATCGGTATCTCTATTGCTCTGCATGGCATTTTTCCTTGGCGGCTGCGCTAAGGTTCAGGATTTTGGCAGCAGCGTAAAATACAACATTCAAGGTGAATATTACCTGCAGGAAAAAAAATTTCAGCAGGGAAGTAAAATCTTCAGCGCAGCGATATCGAAAGAACCGCAAAACCCGGAGGCCCATTACTACTATGGCCGTTTTCTTCTGGCTGAAGATAAAACCGACAAGGCCCTGCCCCATTTACAGCAGGCAGTTTCTCTAGATCCAGGCAAAAGTAAATATCACTTCTGGCTGGGAGTGGCACAGGGGGAAATGGGGAAGGTCGAGCTGGAACGCCGGAGCTACAACGAAGCTCTGCTGATTGATCCTAAAAATACTCAGGCTTTGACATACCTGGGCAATAATCTTCTTAAAGCAGGCAAATATGAAGAAGCCCTTGAATATTATGCCAGAACTCTGGAGCTCAACCATTTTAATCCCCAGGCATTATACAATCGTGCAGTTATCCTGAGAAAACAGGGACGGCTCCCAGAGGAAAAGGACGCCTGGCTCAAATATCTGCATGCCTACCCAGCAGGCAGTTTTGCCCGTCGGGCCGCCGATCGACTCAACAGCCTCGGTGACCATAGCTATCGCAATCATAGATTGGGTGTACGCACTGTAACGCTATCAAAGATCGACTTCGTTCCCTTCTCTGACATGCCGTCGTCCCGCACATATCCCTCGCTTAATCTTGTTGGGGCAACGGTTGCCAATATGCCCGAAGGTGTTCTCAATATCATCGTATATCAGCTGAACAACCGCGAACTCGCTCGGAAACGTGCGCTGAACATCGGCAACTATCTGGCAAAACAATTTCCTGATCTTAAAAAGAACAACCGTATCCGGCTAAGCTGGTTTGACGTTCCCGAAAAACGGACGGTACTGAACACCCCTTTGCGCCTTAATGAATCCGTCCGTTTTTTTCTCACCGATTTCAAAAATTCCGATAAAAAAACCGGCAGAAAGTGACCTTTCCTTTCCCCAAACGTATGTACAGGTATAAGCATAAATTAAAACGGCAGAATATGCTCACATTCAGGACCGGATGAATTATTCAGATAAAGAAATTGTTAAAAAGGTTCTGGCTGGGGAGAAACAGCTTTATGAAGTGCTGGTAGAGCGCTATCAACGTCAGATATACAACCTTATGTTCAGATACGCCCATAATAACGAAGAAGCAGCCGACCTGAGCCAGGACGTATTTGTGCGTGCATTCGACAAATTACATTTGTTTCGAAGCGATATGGCATTTTTTTCCTGGCTCTATCGCCTGGCCGTTAATCTGGCGAGTGACTGGAGCCGTAAGAATTGGAAACAGCACGCAAAATTGCACATCCTTCAGCATGAAGCACTCCAGGAACACACAGGCGAGGATACCTGCACCCGCATGGAAAACAAGGAGGAGCATCGTCAGGTTGAGGATGCCCTGCAGGAACTTGCCGACCATACCAGAGAGACTCTCATATTGCGTTATCGGCATGGGTGTTCGATACGTGATATTGCCGATGCCCTCAATCTTTCAGAAAGCGCGGTAAAAATGCGAATCAAACGAGGGCTTGCGCAGCTTCGTGCAATTCTTTCAAGCAATCAGAATTGATGATTATGAGCGATAAGATGAAAGACGAAAAAATGATAGAGGATCTGCTTCGGTGCTCGGTGGAACAGGATGCACCGCTCGGGCTGAAAAGGGAAATCATGAAGCGGATTGACAAGCGAAAGCCCCGACTGCGCCGAAGGCTGGCAGAGTGGTTCATGACCCCGCTTAATCTGCGGTTTTCACCGGCCGGAGCACTCCTTGCCGCGGTAATTGTGTCGGCAGCTTTTCTGGGTGGCATTATGGTGGAGCGCAATACTGCAAATACTGCCCACCAGGCCGACGGCATAGCCCGATATGCCGATGATGCCCACGCCAACTACCGTGTGGGCAGAAGTCTGCTTGCCGAAAATCAGCAGGAAGAAGCCCTTCGTTTTTTTCGCAAAGCTGTTGAACTTAATCCGCAGAACCCGGAATATGTCCACTGGCAGGGTGTCGCCTATTGGGCCCTGGACAACCGGGAACTGGAGAGACAAAGCTATTTTCAGACAGTACGGGACCATCCTGATTTCCTGCCCTCACTACTGAACCTTGGCCACAGTTACCTTGAGAGCGGCAACTTCCAGGCCGCTCTGCAGCAGTACCAGCAGGTATTGAGAATAGATCCGGATGTTCCGGAAGCACTTTATAACTCTGCACTTGCTTATCGCAAACTTAATAACGAAGCTCTGCAAATACAGGCATTCAAACGCTATCTGGCAACATTCCGCACCGGTAAGTGGGCCCACCGGGCAGTGGAACATTTGCATCAGCTTGGAGATTACAGCTACCGCAGCTATAGAATTGGCATTCACCGGATTATTCTCGCTATTCCAGGTCTTCTTCAGACAGATTCATCCCCTATGAACCAGGAGGTGGAATATCTGGCCGGTGTTGTGCGCAGAATGACCGGAGAGGAACTGCATATTATTGCCTATAACAAAGACGACAAAAACCAAGCAAGAGAGTCAGCGCTCAACCTGCAACGCTTGCTGTTGGATCGGCTTGATTCCGAACATGCCGATCTCATCAGGCTGAGCTGGTTCGATGCCCCAGAAACAATTACCACAGAAAACGGAGAAAACCTGCAGTTATCACCCAGTATATTAATCTTTTCAAACCCCATAATTTCTGAAAACAGGAGAAACACCACATGAAAAAGCCACAAGGATCCCGCAAGAGAACAATTGAAATGCTGCTCTTGGGACTGACAGCAGTTGCATTTTCAGCTGCAACGGTTATTGCCGACGAAATGACGGACAACCAGGAAAGCTACTATGAGAATCCTGCTCAGGCGGCTCATGCATCGCAGCTTGCCGATGAAGCTGCACTGAGTGATGAAAATGTGCAGCAGGCATTTGATGACTACCAGGACGCGCTCGATGCGCTGGGAGAAGCGCCAACCGATGAAGATCTCGCTGAAGTGCAGGCGCTTGAAGAAGCCTATCAGGAGACACTCTCCGCGGCAACCGGTGTTATAGGAGATGATATCGAGGCCATGCGGGACTCCGGAATGGGCTGGGGCGATATCGCCAATGAACTGGGAGTTCATCCGTCTACCCTTGGCCTCGGCCATAGAAAAGGCCGAAAAGATTTTTCCGAACAGGAATTCGCTGAAGCCACAGCCCGCGACACCAGGAACGGATTGGCCAAAGGGCATGGCCTCGGCGTACATACCGGCGTCAGCAGTTCTCATAAAGGATCAGGCATAGGTCGGGGAAGAGGCCTGGGCAAATCGGCAGGTGGTATTTCCGGCGCTGCTGGTCTCGGCAGTAGTAAAGACGGAGCTTCAGCAAGAGGCAAAGGAGGACCGGGAAACAGCGGCGGGTCTGGAAATGCAAGCAGCAACAGTAATGCGGGCGGAAACAAAGGCGGCAACAGCGGTAATGCCGGCGGCAACAGCGGTAGCAATGCAGGCGGTAATGGCGGCGGCAATGCCGGTGGAAACAGCGGTGGTAACAGCGGCGGCAACGGCGGCGGCAATGGCGGCGGTAACGGAAGAAATTAACAAAAAATTTTATAAGCTACCAACCTGAGAGCCTCCCCTCTCTCCTCCAGCTCTGCACCAATATCCTCAAGGGTGTGGAGCTGGTTTCCCTTCATGAATGACATTTCTCCTATTTTTTCGAAACGTTATGATTTCTTATTCCTGGTGCCCCGGAATGTAATCCTCGGACAAGCTGGTTCCTGATATATTAGTTAATAACCGGCTTTATTATGTCGCGGCGTAATGGAGCGGGAATGTCGCTGTCGTTTTTTAGGGTCTAAGAGGGAGGCCAAAGGTAAAATAAGCTGCTCAGCCGGTGAGTCGCACGAACCGGCTGAGCTCAATTTGCGCAGGACCGGCAGAACCGGCTGCTAAATCTTGACAAGGTAAAAAGTCACCGGAGTTGCCGAGATGGACTTTGCGATAGGCACAGACTCCGGAAACTAGATTTTTTTTACGAATCCATCAATCTTCTTCTGGTGAGGTAATGGGGGGCATCATCAGGGGAAGCGACATCCCTTCTTCATTGGATTGATAGATGACTCTCTGCTCACCCACGGCAACAAAGGTATAGCCTCCCCCGGTTATTCCGGTTAAATTGTCGGTTATGTCCGCATCAGCCTCGGTCCATTCGGTGCCGTCGGTGGAATACAGAATAACGCCGCTATCACCGACTATGACAAAATACCCTTGAAAATAATGAATATCGGTAAGATTCTCGGGGACCCCCGTAGTGCCCTCACTCCATGTTTCGCCATCGCTGCTGGTCAGAATCATACCGCCAGGGCCTGTTGCGATGAACATGCCATTGCCATAGGATACTGCTGTCAGATCGTCAGCAGTTCCGGAAGTTCTGCTTGTCCAGTCGGTGCCGTCAGGAGAGGTGTATATTTCTCCTGCAACTCCGACAGCGACAAATAGATCCGCACCATATACAATTCCTCTGATCCAGACAGAAGGATCGAGTGGTGGGTCAGCTTCTATCCAATTAGTTGCATCGGTTGAGTGGACTATTATCCCAGATTCTCCCCCCGCCACAAAAGTTCCATTCCCATAGGCGGCAGCCGATAAGGTTGAGGTGGTCACTCCGGATTCCTGAGGTTCCCAGGTTGAGCCATCTGAAGATGTCAGAATTTCTCCTGCACTCCCGGTCACAACAAACAGTCCCGCTCCATAGGTTGCCCCGAGTAATGAAGCCGCAGATATCGAGTCTGGGGTTATTTCAGTCCAGTTTGCACCGTCGGCAGATCTCCAGATTGTTCCACCATCTCCGATTGCTACAAAAACACCATCGCCGTAAACCACATCTTCAAAATTTCCACTCCCCGCCTCATTACGCAAATGCCAGGTTTCCAGATCAATACTTTTACAGCGTCCCTCAGTCGCAAGGCCAAAAATTAAAACCATGAAAAAAATTGAAGTAATTCTGCTCATAGCATGTCTCCTTTTTTCTATTGTATTTTCATTGAATAGTTGGAGTGCACTTCAGCTTTTCCCGCGCCGTTTTACTTACATTTGATCTTGTTGATGGGTGAAGAATGGGTTCGCTTTGTTGAGAACCTATTAATAGCGTATCTTGTCCCTGCCGCTTTTTCCAGATATTTCCAAGGACGCCTTAAAGTACGCCTGGTTCGTCGCTGAGGATTTCTGAAGATGTATGAGTGAATGATCAGGAAATATTCCGATTTTTCAAAATTACCTTTTTGGCTCCGGGTTGAGTCCATGGCAGCACAAAATCCCGCTGCTTGACTATCCACCTGCTTTTGGCTTACCATTAACTATCATACTTATTACTTTCTTTTTAATACATCTTCTGTCTTCATTCAGGCTAAACGCGCAGAAGTTGGATTCTTTTTGCAGGCTTGTCACCATTTTTGTACTACTCATGTTGAACTAAAAGACAAAGAGAGGTGCGAACGTGCTTTGGCCTTCAATCGAAAAAAAGCCGCATTCGTTCACCAAGCCCCCGAATCTCTCCGATTATGCCTCCACAGTAGCCTCGTTTTCGTGGGACACCATCCGCGCCGAGTTTCAGGGTCTTCCTGAGAGCAGAGGATTTAACATCGCCCATGAAGCAGTCGACCGTCATGCCGGTGGAGACCTTGGCGATCATGTGGCCCTGCTATGGCTCGGCAGCAGCGGAACCTCCCGCACCTTTACCTATAGCGAGCTTAAAGCACAGAGCAACCGCTTTGCCAATATTCTCCTGGACCTGGGCATCGGCAAAGGGGACACCGCCTTTGTACTGGCCGGCCGAATTCCTGAATTATATATTGCAGCGTTGGGGATTCTTAAAAACACCAGTGTATTCTGCCCCCTCTTCTCAGCATTCGGGCCGGAACCTGTTTTTCAGAGGCTCAGCAGAGGGGATGCCAAAATTCTGCTGACCACTGAGCACTACTACCGAAGAAAGGTTAGTCAGCTGATCGACAAGCTCCCGCTTCTCCAATATGTGCTCCTGACAGATATCGAGGATCACCAGGATGACCGCCTCAGGTCGCTGCCCAGGCTCATGGCAGAGGCGTCCGAGACCTACGACATTCCCTCTACAGACCCCGAGGATATAGCCCTTCTTCACTTCACCAGCGGTACCACCGGGATGCCCAAAGGCGCGCTCCACGCACACAGCGCCGCTCTCACTCACTACATGACCGGCAAATATGTCATGGATTTTCATAAGGACGATGTCTTCTGGTGCACGGCCGATCCGGGTTGGGTGACCGGAACGTCTTACGGCATAATCTCGCCGCTGCTGCATGGAATTACTAACATCGTCGATGAAGCCGAATTCGACCCCATGCGCTGGTGTGACATCCTGGCCTCCCGGAAGGTGAGTGTCTGGTATACTGCGCCCACGGCCATTCGCAGGTTCATGCGCCTTGGCATAGAACCGGTAAAAACCTACGACCTGAGTAACCTGCGCCTCATTCACAGCGTCGGCGAGCCGCTCAACCCGGAGGCCGTGGTCTGGGGAATGGAGGCGATGGGGCTGCCGATCCACGACAATTGGTGGCAGACGGAGACCGGCGGTATCATGATTGCCAATTTCCCGGCAATGGAGATCCGTCCCGGCTCCATGGGACGTCCGCTTCCCGGCATCGAGGCGGCTGTTGTCCGGCACGCCGAGGGCGATGCTGTCGAGGTGGTGGAGGAAGCGGGCATCGAGGGGGACCTCGCGCTCCGGCCGGGATGGCCGTCGATGTTTCGCGGTTATCTGCATGACGAAGAGCGCTACCGCAAGTGCTTCGCCGGAGGCTGGTATTTAACCGGGGACCTGGCCAAACGCGATGCGGATGGATATTTCTGGTTCGTGGGCCGGGCCGATGACATCATCAAAACCTCAGGGCACATGGTTAGTCCATTCGAAGTCGAGAGTACGCTCATGGAACACCCCACCGTTGCCGAAGTTGGAGTTATCGGCAAACCGGACCCCCTTATCGGCGAAATCGTCAAGGCATTCGTGGCCCTCAAGCCCGATATCGAGCCCAGTGATGCTTTGCACCTCGAACTCATCGGCTTCGCCCGTCAAAGACTAGGCTCGGCAGTGGCCCCTAAAGAGATTGAATTCAAGCTGGACCTTCCTAAAAACAAGGCCGGCAAAATTATGCGCCGACTGCTCAAGGCCCGGGAGCTGGGTCTTCCCGAAGGCGACCTATCAACTCTGGAGAATCCGGAATGAGCACCCAAAAAACCGCCGGGGCTGAAGAAAAGGCAGCCCCAATGGAGCGAAAACACGCATTGCATCTGCTGCGCGCCATGATTCGTATCCGTCGTCTCGAGGAAAAATGTGCCGAACTCTACAGCGCTATGAAGATACGGGGATTTCTGCATCTCTATGACGGCGAAGAGGCGGTGGCCGTCGGCGTCATGGAAGCACTGACCAGCCAGGACGCCATAGTAGCCACCTATCGCGAGCATGGCCATGCGCTCACCAGGGGTATTACCGCCGCAGCTATCCTGGCTGAAATGTACGGCAAACAGGAAGGTTGCAGCCGGGGCCGCGGTGGGTCAATGCATCTATTCGATGCTGAAAAGAGATTCTATGGAGGTAACGCCATCGTCGGCGGCGGACTGCCTTTAGCCGTCGGCCTGGCCCTGGCCGACAAGATGCAGCAGAGACTTCAGCTGACCTGCTGCTTTTTCGGCGATGGCGCCGTCGCCGAGGGTGAATTCCATGAAAGCATGAACCTGGCGTCTCTATGGCAACTGCCGGTGCTGTTTGTGTGTGAAAACAACCTCTATGCCATGGGTACGGCACTGAAATATACCGAGGCCTTCACAGATCTAGCCGGCAAGGCCAAAAGCTATGACGTGGGTTCAGCGGCTGTGGATGGTATGGATGTGCAGGCAGTTGAAAGTGCAGCAAAAAACGCTGCCGAAATAATTCACGCCACCAAGAAACCTTTTTTCCTGGAATGCCGCACCTATCGCTTCCGGGCACACTCGATGTATGATCCCGAACTCTATCGCCCTAAAACGGAAGTCGAAGAGTGGAAAAAACGATGTCCGATCGCAACATTCACCCGGAAGATGAAAGATCAGCAGATTATAAACGAGGGCGACATCGTCGAACTCGAAGCCGAGGTGAGCCGCGAAATTGAGGAGGCCGTGGCCTTTGCTGAAGCCTGCACCTGGGAACCCCTCGAAGATTTGACCCGCTTCGTCTATTCGGAACGGAGAATATCATGAGCGACAGCGAGCAGAACCGGTCCAGACAGACCACCTACCGCGAAGCCGTGCGCGAAGCCATTCGTGAAGCCATGCAAAAAGATGAACGGGTTTTCCTGATGGGAGAGGATGTTGGCCGTTATGGAGGATGTTTTGCGGTCAGCAAAGGATTGCTTGAGACATTTGGTCCCGAAAGAATACGTGACACTCCTCTCTCAGAATCGGGATTTGTGGGGGCAGGCATAGGTGCGGCTCTAGGCGGCATGCGTCCAATAGTAGAAATCATGACGGTTAATTTCAGTCTGCTGGCCGCCGATCAGATCATCAATAACGCCGCCGTCCTTCTGTACATGTCCGGAGGCCAGTTCAATGTCCCTATCGTCATCCGCATAGCAACCGGTGGCGGCCGTCAGCTGGCTGCACAGCACTCCCGCTCACTCGAAGGCTGGTATGCTCATATTCCCGGGATCAAAATAGTTTGCCCCGCTACCATCGAGGATGCCCGCGGCATGCTCTGGACGGCGCTGCAGGATCCGGACCCGGTAATGGTTTTCGAAAATGCCGGACTCTACAACATGGAAGGATCACTGGCCCCCGATGCCGGTGCGGTCGATATCGACCAGGCTCGGGTGCTCAGGGCAGGAACAGACATCACCATCATCAGTTATTCCGCGAGCCTCCACAAATCCCTGGATGCCGCTGAAATTCTTGCCAAACAAGGCATTAACGCAGAAGTCATCGACTTGCGCACCTTGCGTCCCCTCGATGAAGGGACCTTTCTGACCTCGATCGCCAAAACCCATCGGGCCCTCATTGTCGATGAGGGGTGGCGCAGCGGCGGCATTTCTGCGGAGATCATCTCACGCATTATGGAAAAAGGTTTCTACGATCTCGATGCTCCCGTCGCACGCCTTTGCAGTGAAGAAGTTCCCATGCCCTATGCCGCCCATCTGGAGAAAGCCGCGCTGCCGCAGAAGGATGCAATCGTCAACCTTGCCCGCAAAATGGTGGACGCCCATGGCTGAATTTCGCATGCCCAGTTTAGGCTCCGACATGCAGGCGGGTACGCTTATCGAGTGGCTGGTAAAGCCAGGTGATTCAGTGAGGCGAAGAGATGTCGTCGCTGTCGTGGATACCGAAAAAGCCGCGATAGAGATCGAGGTCTACGAAGACGGGTTTATCGAATCACTTCTTGTTGAACCTGGACAAAAGGTTCCTGTAGGCACGGTTATGGCCGTCATAAAAACAGAAGAAGCCGAAGAGTCGAAGGAGCCGCCGAAGAAAACGCCGGCCCAGGAAACTCCTCCGCCATCTCCGAAGCCCGAAGGTGAGTCCGAGCCGCTGCCTGAACCTGAGAATGAACCCTTCCAACCCTCTTTTAGGACCTCTGCACCAGAACGGCTCAAAGTCTCTCCATACGCACGCAAACTTGCCGCGGGCCGCGGAGTTGACCTGAGTACGCTTAAAGGAACCGGTCCTGAAGGCGCCATACGCGCCTCTGATATCGAGCAAGCCGCGGCAGCACCACCAATACCACCACAGCCGACAACCCCGTTCCCTGAAAAGGCAGGTGCCGGAGATCATCAAACAAGCATGCGTCGGGCAATCGCCAACGCCATGGCACGCTCCAAAAGGGAGATCCCCCACTATTACCTGCAGACCCGTATCGACATGAGCCGTACCCTGCTCCGGCTGACCTCGGAAAATGAGAAGCGTCCGATAAAGGACAGAATTCTGCCGGTTGTTCCGCTCATCAGGGCGGTGGCCCTGGCCCTGACGGATTTCCCGGAATTCAACGGTTACTGGATCGATGACCGGCATCAGACCGCCGAAGCTATCAATATCGGTTTCGTCATCTCTTTGCGCCGGGGGGGGATAGTTGCACCGGCTATCCTCAACGCCGATGAAATGACTGGCGATGAACTCATGGCGGCGCTGCGGGATCTTATCCGACGCGCCCGATCCGGTGGGCTGCGCAGCTCCGAGGTGACCGATGCCACCATCACTGTCACCAGCCTGGGGGAACTCGGGGTCGAAACTGTTTACGGGATCATCTATCCGCCCCAGCTAGCCCTGGTCGGGTTCGGCAAAACCATGGAGCAGCCATGGGCCGAAAACGGTATGCTCGGGGTGAGGCCGGTCCTGACTGCAACCCTTGCGGCTGACCATCGCGCCACCGACGGCCATCGCGGCGCCAAGTTCCTGGATGCCATAAACCGCTATCTGCAGGAGACCCCGGAATTATGAACGAGAATGAAATCAAGAATATTATATTCGGGATTCTCAAACGAATCGCCCCCGAATCCGATCCCGGTACCCTGGGGCCGGATGAGAACATCAGGGAAGCACTCGATATTGATTCTTTCGATGCCCTGAATTTCTTTGTCCGCATCGATGAGGAACTCGGAGTCAGCGTTCCAGAGGCGGATTACGGCAAGCTCAACACCCTGGCGGAAATGATCGACTACCTCGGTCAGCGGAAAGGTTGATCCTGGA
It includes:
- a CDS encoding beta-ketoacyl-ACP synthase III, with the protein product MTIYINDLASFLPGKPVDNDNIEDILGRINNIPSRTKRRILANNKIITRHYAIDPQSGKPTHTNAQLTAEAVKKLKPFIPEHLQCLCSGTSSPDLLMPGHALMVAGELRLPPCDVVTTSGICISGVTALKYACMNVASGAVDNAVATGSELASSYMKAGFFTTEANPEADLKKKPILGFDADFLRWMLSDGAGAAYVSGQPNQTGMCFRVEWIENRSYAGELDTCMYAGGQKQEDGVVTGWREQGNSSAAAQQNFFAVRQDVKLLDQHIVSTAMARALPEIARKRALSPADVDWYLPHYSSHYFRDRFYQGMKASGFEIPYEKWFTNLPEVGNIGSASIYLLMEGLLHSGKLQEGNKVLCFIPESGRFSHCFMLLTAVAGQG
- a CDS encoding tetratricopeptide repeat protein, whose product is MKRSVSLLLCMAFFLGGCAKVQDFGSSVKYNIQGEYYLQEKKFQQGSKIFSAAISKEPQNPEAHYYYGRFLLAEDKTDKALPHLQQAVSLDPGKSKYHFWLGVAQGEMGKVELERRSYNEALLIDPKNTQALTYLGNNLLKAGKYEEALEYYARTLELNHFNPQALYNRAVILRKQGRLPEEKDAWLKYLHAYPAGSFARRAADRLNSLGDHSYRNHRLGVRTVTLSKIDFVPFSDMPSSRTYPSLNLVGATVANMPEGVLNIIVYQLNNRELARKRALNIGNYLAKQFPDLKKNNRIRLSWFDVPEKRTVLNTPLRLNESVRFFLTDFKNSDKKTGRK
- a CDS encoding RNA polymerase sigma factor produces the protein MNYSDKEIVKKVLAGEKQLYEVLVERYQRQIYNLMFRYAHNNEEAADLSQDVFVRAFDKLHLFRSDMAFFSWLYRLAVNLASDWSRKNWKQHAKLHILQHEALQEHTGEDTCTRMENKEEHRQVEDALQELADHTRETLILRYRHGCSIRDIADALNLSESAVKMRIKRGLAQLRAILSSNQN
- a CDS encoding tetratricopeptide repeat protein, which produces MKDEKMIEDLLRCSVEQDAPLGLKREIMKRIDKRKPRLRRRLAEWFMTPLNLRFSPAGALLAAVIVSAAFLGGIMVERNTANTAHQADGIARYADDAHANYRVGRSLLAENQQEEALRFFRKAVELNPQNPEYVHWQGVAYWALDNRELERQSYFQTVRDHPDFLPSLLNLGHSYLESGNFQAALQQYQQVLRIDPDVPEALYNSALAYRKLNNEALQIQAFKRYLATFRTGKWAHRAVEHLHQLGDYSYRSYRIGIHRIILAIPGLLQTDSSPMNQEVEYLAGVVRRMTGEELHIIAYNKDDKNQARESALNLQRLLLDRLDSEHADLIRLSWFDAPETITTENGENLQLSPSILIFSNPIISENRRNTT
- a CDS encoding cell wall-binding protein: MSRITSIFFMVLIFGLATEGRCKSIDLETWHLRNEAGSGNFEDVVYGDGVFVAIGDGGTIWRSADGANWTEITPDSISAASLLGATYGAGLFVVTGSAGEILTSSDGSTWEPQESGVTTSTLSAAAYGNGTFVAGGESGIIVHSTDATNWIEADPPLDPSVWIRGIVYGADLFVAVGVAGEIYTSPDGTDWTSRTSGTADDLTAVSYGNGMFIATGPGGMILTSSDGETWSEGTTGVPENLTDIHYFQGYFVIVGDSGVILYSTDGTEWTEADADITDNLTGITGGGYTFVAVGEQRVIYQSNEEGMSLPLMMPPITSPEED
- the acsA gene encoding acetate--CoA ligase, which gives rise to MLWPSIEKKPHSFTKPPNLSDYASTVASFSWDTIRAEFQGLPESRGFNIAHEAVDRHAGGDLGDHVALLWLGSSGTSRTFTYSELKAQSNRFANILLDLGIGKGDTAFVLAGRIPELYIAALGILKNTSVFCPLFSAFGPEPVFQRLSRGDAKILLTTEHYYRRKVSQLIDKLPLLQYVLLTDIEDHQDDRLRSLPRLMAEASETYDIPSTDPEDIALLHFTSGTTGMPKGALHAHSAALTHYMTGKYVMDFHKDDVFWCTADPGWVTGTSYGIISPLLHGITNIVDEAEFDPMRWCDILASRKVSVWYTAPTAIRRFMRLGIEPVKTYDLSNLRLIHSVGEPLNPEAVVWGMEAMGLPIHDNWWQTETGGIMIANFPAMEIRPGSMGRPLPGIEAAVVRHAEGDAVEVVEEAGIEGDLALRPGWPSMFRGYLHDEERYRKCFAGGWYLTGDLAKRDADGYFWFVGRADDIIKTSGHMVSPFEVESTLMEHPTVAEVGVIGKPDPLIGEIVKAFVALKPDIEPSDALHLELIGFARQRLGSAVAPKEIEFKLDLPKNKAGKIMRRLLKARELGLPEGDLSTLENPE
- the pdhA gene encoding pyruvate dehydrogenase (acetyl-transferring) E1 component subunit alpha; this translates as MSTQKTAGAEEKAAPMERKHALHLLRAMIRIRRLEEKCAELYSAMKIRGFLHLYDGEEAVAVGVMEALTSQDAIVATYREHGHALTRGITAAAILAEMYGKQEGCSRGRGGSMHLFDAEKRFYGGNAIVGGGLPLAVGLALADKMQQRLQLTCCFFGDGAVAEGEFHESMNLASLWQLPVLFVCENNLYAMGTALKYTEAFTDLAGKAKSYDVGSAAVDGMDVQAVESAAKNAAEIIHATKKPFFLECRTYRFRAHSMYDPELYRPKTEVEEWKKRCPIATFTRKMKDQQIINEGDIVELEAEVSREIEEAVAFAEACTWEPLEDLTRFVYSERRIS
- a CDS encoding alpha-ketoacid dehydrogenase subunit beta, giving the protein MSDSEQNRSRQTTYREAVREAIREAMQKDERVFLMGEDVGRYGGCFAVSKGLLETFGPERIRDTPLSESGFVGAGIGAALGGMRPIVEIMTVNFSLLAADQIINNAAVLLYMSGGQFNVPIVIRIATGGGRQLAAQHSRSLEGWYAHIPGIKIVCPATIEDARGMLWTALQDPDPVMVFENAGLYNMEGSLAPDAGAVDIDQARVLRAGTDITIISYSASLHKSLDAAEILAKQGINAEVIDLRTLRPLDEGTFLTSIAKTHRALIVDEGWRSGGISAEIISRIMEKGFYDLDAPVARLCSEEVPMPYAAHLEKAALPQKDAIVNLARKMVDAHG